From the Deinococcus aquaticus genome, one window contains:
- a CDS encoding molecular chaperone yields MSPVLLNLNPAQGLTTSTTVTNTDTDEAAFTAEVVAWTQRDGQEVLVPTRDAVVSPGSFTVAAGRSQVVRVALRQTPTSASVTYRLILRQKVTAAPSGASGTTGATITPRYVFSLPLFVERPAAKPQISVTLSPAGAPRALVLRNSGDGYGVFRNIRVTAGGQAFDLGAQYVLSGATMQVPLPAEAQNAATLEFTATDLNQKPVRLMVDAK; encoded by the coding sequence ATGAGTCCGGTCCTGCTGAACCTGAACCCGGCGCAGGGTCTGACGACGTCCACGACCGTCACGAACACGGACACGGACGAAGCGGCGTTCACGGCGGAAGTGGTGGCGTGGACGCAGCGGGACGGGCAGGAAGTGCTGGTGCCCACCCGGGACGCGGTGGTCAGTCCGGGGTCGTTCACGGTCGCGGCGGGCCGTAGTCAGGTGGTGCGCGTGGCGTTGCGGCAGACGCCGACGTCGGCGTCGGTCACGTACCGGTTGATTCTGCGGCAGAAGGTGACGGCCGCGCCGTCCGGGGCGTCGGGGACCACGGGGGCGACCATCACGCCCCGGTACGTGTTCAGCCTGCCGCTGTTCGTGGAGCGTCCCGCCGCGAAACCGCAGATCAGCGTGACGCTGTCCCCGGCGGGTGCGCCCCGGGCGCTGGTGCTGCGCAACAGTGGGGATGGGTACGGCGTGTTCCGGAACATCCGCGTCACGGCGGGCGGGCAGGCGTTCGATCTGGGCGCGCAGTACGTGCTGAGTGGTGCCACGATGCAGGTGCCGCTGCCGGCGGAGGCGCAGAACGCCGCGACGCTGGAGTTCACGGCAACGGACCTGAATCAGAAGCCCGTGAGGTTGATGGTCGATGCGAAGTGA